CTGGGTTCCATCTTTCTTGAAAGTTCGCCGTCAAGCGTCGTGACGGAAATAACCACGCTCGCGCAGCCGATTCTGGCCATGTCGGAGAGAATATCAATATCGCGGGTCACCAGATAGTGTTTAGTTACTATCCCGACCGGGTTTTGGAATTCCCTCAGAACCTCTAGGCATTTTCTCGTTATCTGGAAATGCTTTTCCGCCGGCTGATAGCAGTCGGTAACCCCGCTTATCGCTATCGGCTTAGGAACCCATTTCGCCGAGCGAAGCTCCTTTCTCAGAAGCTCGGGGGCATTCTGCTTTACGAAAATCTTTGTTTCGAAATCAAGCCCCGCGGAGAGCCCCAGGTATTCGTGCGTGGGCCTTGCGTAGCAGTAAACGCATCCGTGCTCGCATCCCCGGTAGGGATTGATGCTCGCGTCAAAGGAAACATCGGGACTCTGGTTGTAGGAGATTATGGTTTTCGTCCGGTCCCTGTAGTAAACGGTTCTGGGGGCGCCGTCAGAGACGGGCGCATCCTCGTCCGCAACAAAATCAATCCGCTCGAACCTTCCCGCGGGGTTCTCCTGGGATCCCCTTCCTTTTATGTATGGCTTCACTTTACGAATCTTCCCTAAACCAAAAAGCCCCGAAGCGGCAACGACCGCCTCGGGGCTTTTGAAACACTAAGCAACTGCTTGCCTTCAGTTTATGTTCTTCGGCACCGGGTCGGCCTCGAGGGGGTAACCGGCCTTGGGAACTACGAAGTTCTTGAGCACAGGCTCATCCGAGAGAAGCACCTTTTCAACAACTTCGTCCATATGTTCCACTGGAGTTATCTTTACCTCTTTTCTCACGTTCTCCGGTATGTCCTCAATGTCTTTCTTGTTCTCTACGGGAATCAGCACTTCCTTCACCCTGCCCCTGTGGGCGGCGAGGATTTTCTCCTTGAGCCCCCCGATGGTAAGCACTCTTCCGCGAAGCGTGATCTCTCCCGTCATTGCGATTTCCCTGTTTATGGGCTTTCTCGTAATGGCGCTCGTAATGGCGCTTGCTATCGCTATGCCGGCGCTCGGCCCATCCTTGGGAGTAGCTCCCTCGGGAACGTGAATGTGTATATCCACGTTCTGATAGAAAAGCCTTTCAAGCCCCAGGCGCTGCGCCCGGCTCCTCACGTAGCTCATCGCCGCGCGCGCGGATTCCTGCATCACCTCGCCGAGCTTGCCGGTAACGGTGAAATTCCCCTTGCCGGGAACAATGGAAACCTCTATCGTAAGAAGCTCCCCTCCAAGCTCCGTCCACGCAAGTCCCGTGGCGGCTCCCACCTGGTCGGTCTGCTCAATCTCCCCGTACTCGTACTTGGGAGTGCCGAGATATTTGCCGACATTCTTGGCGGTGATGTTGACTCCCTTGGTCTTTTTCTTCTCAACGATCTCCCTCGCAACCTTCCTGCAAAGCGCCGCTATCTCCCTCTCTAGGTTCCTCACGCCGCTTTCCTTCGTGTACCTTCTTATGATCTGCAGAAGGGCCTCGTTTTTTATGGTCACCTTGTGGTCGTTAAGGCCGTGATCGTTCTTCTGCTTCCCTATAAGGAATTTCCTGGCTATCTGGAGTTTCTCCTGCTCCGTGTAGCCCGGAAGACGGATTATCTCCATTCGGTCCTGAAGCGCCCAGGGAATCGTGTGCAGCACGTTCGCCGTCATTATGAACATCACCTTCGAGAGGTCGTAATCGGCCTCGATGTAATGATCGTTGAAATTTGAGTTCTGCTCAGGGTCAAGGGCCTCAAGAAGCGCCGAAGCCGGATCTCCCCTGAAGTCCATCCCAAGCTTGTCGATCTCGTCGAGGAGAAAGACAGGATTTACGGTTCCGGCCTTTTTCATTCCCTGTATGATCTTGCCTGGAAGGGCTCCTATGTAGGTCCTCCTGTGTCCCCTTATCTCGGCCTCGTCCCTTACCCCGCCAAGAGACGTCCTGACGAACTTGCGGCCCATCGCGCGCGCTATGGACTTGGCCAAAGAGGTCTTTCCCACGCCCGGGGGTCCTACGAAACAGATTATCGGGCCCTTAAGCTTCTCGGCCAGAACCCTAACCGCCAGATATTCAAGTATCCTCTCCTTGGGTTTTTCAAGGCCGTAGTGATCCTCGTCGAGAATCGACGCGGCTTCCTTGATGTCAAGACGGTCCTCGGTACTCTCCTTTATCCACGGCAGATCCAAAAGCCAGTCGATATAGTTTCTCACCACAGTAGCCTCGGCCGACATGGAGGACATCAT
This DNA window, taken from Candidatus Dadabacteria bacterium, encodes the following:
- a CDS encoding PA0069 family radical SAM protein; this encodes MKPYIKGRGSQENPAGRFERIDFVADEDAPVSDGAPRTVYYRDRTKTIISYNQSPDVSFDASINPYRGCEHGCVYCYARPTHEYLGLSAGLDFETKIFVKQNAPELLRKELRSAKWVPKPIAISGVTDCYQPAEKHFQITRKCLEVLREFQNPVGIVTKHYLVTRDIDILSDMARIGCASVVISVTTLDGELSRKMEPRASQPEYRLRAIARLADADIPVTVLIAPVIPGLTDHEIPEIMKEASSRGAVDAGYVMLRLPYGVADIFSEWLERHYPDRKKKILGRIESMRDGDLNSSRYRVRMKGKGIFAEQTERIFRVAYGKFGFGGRKAPLDVSRFRRDGPAQLELF
- the lon gene encoding endopeptidase La, which codes for MSDPENVNEKVLPLLPLRDVVIYPYMLAPLFVGREKSIKALEEAAKGSKEIFLSAQKDAKVNEPGNEDMYRIGTIGTIVQMLRLPDGTVKVLVEGKKRASISGFVSHKDMFVVKVKEIEEPSGESVEVEALMRSATKLFEDYVKLNTKIPSETLVTFMSIDEPGKLGDTVASHLSMKLSDKQEILEVLHPLERLEKLCEKMQSELEILQMEKRIGKRVKKQMEKAQREYYLNEQMKAIQKELGTGDELKSEIDEFEEKLREKELPEDVEQRVKREINKLRMMSSMSAEATVVRNYIDWLLDLPWIKESTEDRLDIKEAASILDEDHYGLEKPKERILEYLAVRVLAEKLKGPIICFVGPPGVGKTSLAKSIARAMGRKFVRTSLGGVRDEAEIRGHRRTYIGALPGKIIQGMKKAGTVNPVFLLDEIDKLGMDFRGDPASALLEALDPEQNSNFNDHYIEADYDLSKVMFIMTANVLHTIPWALQDRMEIIRLPGYTEQEKLQIARKFLIGKQKNDHGLNDHKVTIKNEALLQIIRRYTKESGVRNLEREIAALCRKVAREIVEKKKTKGVNITAKNVGKYLGTPKYEYGEIEQTDQVGAATGLAWTELGGELLTIEVSIVPGKGNFTVTGKLGEVMQESARAAMSYVRSRAQRLGLERLFYQNVDIHIHVPEGATPKDGPSAGIAIASAITSAITRKPINREIAMTGEITLRGRVLTIGGLKEKILAAHRGRVKEVLIPVENKKDIEDIPENVRKEVKITPVEHMDEVVEKVLLSDEPVLKNFVVPKAGYPLEADPVPKNIN